The Xiphophorus hellerii strain 12219 chromosome 5, Xiphophorus_hellerii-4.1, whole genome shotgun sequence genome window below encodes:
- the cyp4v2a gene encoding cytochrome P450 4V8 encodes MAVLVGSYSLPFLGASIFIAALTYITYKMLSGYLHKWFGMKSIPGTGFSYPFIGDALMFKTNAGDFFSQIVGFTQEFRDAPLFKIWVGPIPFVVLFHAENVEKILGNPVHLTKAFAYKFLHPWLGTGLLTSTGQKWRQRRKILTPTFHFSILTDFLQVMNEQAEILVEKLEKKAGKGSFNCFSDVTLCALDIICETAMGRKIYAQSDSESEYVKCVYRMSDIVSHRQRTPWFWPDFIYYYFGEGKNHDKTLKILHSFTYKVIKERSENMSYIESDSDSDQGKRKRQAFLDMLLKTTDEDGNKLSHQDIQEEVDTFMFEGHDTTAAAMNWALHLLGTHPEVQRKVQQELHEVFGTSGRPINTEDLKKLRYLECVIKEALRLFPSVPFFARSLCDDCNLNGFKVPKGANAIIITYTLHRDPRYFPEPEEFRPERFFPENSAGRPPYAYVPFSAGLRNCIGQRFALMEEKVVLASILRNFNVEACQKRDELRPLGELILRPENGIWIKLEKREPLAS; translated from the exons ATGGCAGTTTTAGTTGGAAGCTACAGTTTACCATTTCTGGGAGCTAGCATCTTCATCGCAGCTCTGACCTACATCACCTACAAGATGCTGAGTGGTTACCTCCATAAGTGGTTCGGAATGAAATCCATTCCAGGGACGGGTTTCTCGTACCCCTTCATCGGAGACGCACTGATGTTCAAAACCAACGCAGGAG ATTTCTTCAGTCAGATTGTGGGTTTTACACAAGAGTTCAGAGATGCACCGCTGTTTAAAATCTGGGTTGGACCAATTCCCTTTGTTGTCCTTTTTCATGCTGAAAATGTTGAG AAGATTCTGGGTAATCCTGTTCACCTCACCAAGGCTTTTGCTTACAAATTTCTCCATCCTTGGCTTGGAACCGGCCTTTTGACCAG caCTGGGCAAAAGTGGCGACAGAGAAGAAAGATTCTGACTCCAACCTTCCACTTCTCCATCCTCACCGACTTTCTGCAAGTGATGAATGAACAGGCGGAGATCCTGGTGGAGAAGCTGGAGAAAAAGGCGGGGAAAGGTTCTTTCAACTGCTTCAGCGACGTCACCCTCTGTGCGCTCGACATAATCTGCG AAACTGCGATGGGAAGGAAAATTTATGCACAGAGTGACTCAGAGTCAGAGTATGTCAAGTGTGTATACAG GATGAGTGACATCGTCAGCCACAGACAGAGGACGCCCTGGTTTTGGCCCGACTTCATCTACTACTACTTCGGTGAGGGGAAGAACCACGACAAGACGCTGAAGATCCTCCATTCCTTCACCTATAAG GTGATAAAGGAAAGGTCTGAAAACATGTCCTACATTGAATCAGACAGCGACTCTGACCAAGGCAAGAGGAAGCGACAGGCTTTTCTGGATATGCTCCTGAAAACCACGGATGAAGACGGCAACAAGCTGAGCCATCAGGACATCCAAGAGGAAGTGGACACTTTCATGTTTGAG ggTCATGACACCACGGCTGCCGCCATGAACTGGGCCCTGCACCTGCTGGGAACCCACCCTGAGGTGCAGCGAAAAGTTCAACAAGAGCTGCACGAAGTGTTTG GTACGTCGGGCCGACCCATTAACACGGAGGACCTGAAGAAGCTCAGGTACCTGGAATGTGTGATCAAGGAGGCTCTGCGGCTGTTTCCCTCGGTGCCTTTCTTCGCTCGAAGCCTCTGTGACGACTGCAATCTGA ATGGTTTCAAAGTCCCCAAAGGAGCAAATGCGATCATCATCACCTACACTCTTCACCGTGATCCGCGGTACTTCCCAGAACCAGAGGAGTTCCGGCCGGAGCGCTTTTTTCCCGAGAATTCCGCTGGAAGGCCTCCGTACGCATACGTCCCGTTCTCCGCCGGACTCCGCAACTGCATAG GTCAACGTTTTGCGCTGATGGAGGAGAAGGTGGTCCTGGCGTCCATTCTGCGTAACTTCAACGTGGAGGCCTGTCAGAAACGTGACGAGCTTCGTCCGTTAGGGGAGCTCATCCTGCGGCCGGAGAACGGCATTTGGATCAAACTGGAGAAGAGGGAGCCGCTAGCTTCATAA